TGACGATGATGCGCGGTACCGAGGCCCAGCGGGACATGGTCCAGGACTCCGTGAACCGCTGGTGGTGGCCCTCGCTGATGATGTTCGGCCCGCCCGACGGCGACTCGCCCAACTCCGCGGCCTCCATGGCATGGAAGATCAAGCGGCACACCAACGACGAACTGCGTCAGCGGTTCGTCGACATGACCGTCCCGCAGGCCGAGAAGCTCGGCGTGACCCTCCCCGACCCGGAGCTGCGCTGGAACGCGGAGCGCGGCCACCACGACTTCGGCACCCCCGACTGGTCCGAGCTCAAGCGGGTCATCGGCGGCGACGGCCCGTGCAACGCCGAGCGGATGGAGCGCCGCAGGTCCGCCCACGAGGACGGCGCCTGGGTCCGGGAGGCGGCCACGGCCCACGCGGCCAAGCAGGCCGGGCGTGCGCGTGCGCACACCCGGGAAGGGGCGACGGCATGAGTGACTCCACTCCGGCGGGCACGACTCCGGAGACCTCCAGGGGCGACTGGCCGCTGTACGAGGTCTTCGTGCGCGGCAAGCGCGGCCTGAACCACGTGCACGTCGGCTCTCTGCACGCCGCCGACGACACGATGGCCCTCACCCACGCCCGCGACCTCTACACCCGCCGCAACGAGGGCGTCTCGATCTGGGTGGTGCGCTCCGAGCACATCGCCGCGTCCACCCGCGACGAGAAGGACCCGTTCTTCGCGCCGAGCGCCGACAAGGTCTACCGCCACCCGACCTTCTACGACATCCCCGACGACGTCCCGCACATCTGAGGAGCAGGGCATGAGCGACGACCATGTCTACCTGTCCCTCGCCGAGGGACACGAGGACGACACCCGCTGGGCGTACGGCACCGGCTTCGAGGACCCGCTGCACGGCGTGGACACCACCGTGCTCGAAGGCGTCACCGCCGGCCTGCTGGCCGCGGACTGCGTGGCCCTCGCCGACGACGCCCTGGTGAGCGCCCAGCGGCTCGCCGAGTGGACCACCCGCGCCCCCGAGCTGGAGGAGGAGGTCGCCCTCGCCAACATCGGCCTCGACCTCCTCGGCCAGGCCCGCCTGCTCTACGCCCGCGCGGGCCAGGCCGACGGCACCGGGCGCGGCGAGGACGCGTACGCCTACCTCCGGGACGCGGACGACTTCAGGAACGTCCGCCTTGCCGAACTGCCGTGCGGGGACTTCGCGTTCTCGGCCGTCCGGCTGCTGGTGCTGTCCAGCTGGCGGCTCGCCCACTTCGAGGAGCTGTCGTCGCACCCCGACCCCGTCCTGGCGGCCGTCGCGGCGAAGGGCGTCAAGGAGCTGACGTACCACCGGCAGTACGCGGCCGAGTGGGTCGTGCGCCTGGGCGACGGCACGGACGAGTCGCACCGCCGTACGCGCCGGGCGATGGAGCAGGTGGCCCCCTACTTGGGCGAGTTGTTCACGGCCCACGACGTACGGGACGAGGTGGTCGCCGTCCTGCGGCAGGTCACCGAGGCCGCCGGGTTGCCGATGCCGGTGTACCGCCCGCTGCCCGGCGCCGGCCGGGACGGGGAGCACACCGAACATCTCGCGCCGCTGCTCGCCGAGTTGCAGAGCGTGGCCCGCGCACACCCGGGGGCGACATGGTGAGCGCGCTGCGGGACGTGCAGCATGCCTGGCACGTCGCCGAACAGGTGCCGGACCCCGAACTGCCCATGCTCACCCTGGCCGACCTGGGTGTCCTGCGCGGGGTCGAGGTGGCCGCGGACGGCACGGTGGTCGCGCGGCTGACGCCCACCTACTCGGGCTGCCCGGCGATGGCCGAGATGCGCGCGGACGTGGCGGCCCGGCTGCGCGGCGCGGGGTACGCGCGTGTGGAGATCCGTACGGTCCTGGACCCGCCGTGGACCAGTGACTGGATCACCCCGGAGGGCCGGCGCAAGCTCACCGAGCACGGGATCGCGCCGCCGGGAGCCGCACCCCGGCGCGCCGCCGGTCCGGTGCCCCTCGTGCTGACCCCCACCCGCCGCACGGTGGCCTGCCCGCGCTGCGGCGCGGCGGACACCGAGGAGACGTCCCGCTTCTCGGCCACCGCCTGCAAGGCGCTCCACCGCTGCCGCGCCTGCCGCGAACCGTTCGAGTACGTCAAGGAGATCTGATGGCAGGCCCGAGTCAAGAGCCGGCGGAAGGTACCACGGACCCGGTGGACCCGAGGACCCCGACCTCGACCCCGAGCCCGGTAGCGGCAAAGGCACCGGTCGCGCTCGCGGTCGCG
This region of Streptomyces ortus genomic DNA includes:
- the paaB gene encoding 1,2-phenylacetyl-CoA epoxidase subunit PaaB yields the protein MSDSTPAGTTPETSRGDWPLYEVFVRGKRGLNHVHVGSLHAADDTMALTHARDLYTRRNEGVSIWVVRSEHIAASTRDEKDPFFAPSADKVYRHPTFYDIPDDVPHI
- the paaC gene encoding 1,2-phenylacetyl-CoA epoxidase subunit PaaC; protein product: MSDDHVYLSLAEGHEDDTRWAYGTGFEDPLHGVDTTVLEGVTAGLLAADCVALADDALVSAQRLAEWTTRAPELEEEVALANIGLDLLGQARLLYARAGQADGTGRGEDAYAYLRDADDFRNVRLAELPCGDFAFSAVRLLVLSSWRLAHFEELSSHPDPVLAAVAAKGVKELTYHRQYAAEWVVRLGDGTDESHRRTRRAMEQVAPYLGELFTAHDVRDEVVAVLRQVTEAAGLPMPVYRPLPGAGRDGEHTEHLAPLLAELQSVARAHPGATW
- the paaD gene encoding 1,2-phenylacetyl-CoA epoxidase subunit PaaD, which gives rise to MVSALRDVQHAWHVAEQVPDPELPMLTLADLGVLRGVEVAADGTVVARLTPTYSGCPAMAEMRADVAARLRGAGYARVEIRTVLDPPWTSDWITPEGRRKLTEHGIAPPGAAPRRAAGPVPLVLTPTRRTVACPRCGAADTEETSRFSATACKALHRCRACREPFEYVKEI